One Cyanobium sp. Tous-M-B4 genomic region harbors:
- a CDS encoding glycosyltransferase family 2 protein codes for MQQTGEGQAELSVVVPLYNEEESLPQLVEQLLAALRPLQLGFELVLVDDGSLDGTAKVLSQLAATVPELVAVLLRRNYGQTAAMAAGFDASGGAVIVTLDGDLQNDPADIPLLLSELDQGFDLVSGWRHQRQDAAMQRLLPSRIANSLIARVTGVRLHDYGCSLKAYRREVVSDLNLYGELHRFLPALAFIEGARISEVKVNHHPRRYGESKYGLDRTFRVLMDLLTVWFMKRFLTRPMHVFGFGGLAAMGAGLLIGLWLVGEKLLFGADIGDRPLLLMALLSFLTGVQLFCFGLLAELQMRTYHESQGRPIYRVRGIVRGSGG; via the coding sequence ATGCAGCAAACGGGGGAAGGCCAGGCAGAGCTTTCCGTAGTGGTGCCCCTCTACAACGAGGAGGAGAGCCTGCCCCAGTTGGTGGAGCAGTTGCTGGCGGCACTGCGACCGCTGCAGCTGGGCTTTGAGTTGGTGCTGGTAGACGACGGATCCCTGGACGGCACAGCGAAGGTGCTCAGCCAGCTGGCCGCCACGGTCCCGGAGCTGGTGGCCGTGCTGCTGCGCCGCAACTACGGCCAGACGGCGGCAATGGCTGCCGGCTTTGACGCCAGCGGCGGGGCGGTGATCGTGACCCTCGATGGCGATCTGCAGAACGACCCAGCCGATATCCCCCTACTGCTATCTGAGCTCGACCAAGGCTTCGACCTGGTGAGTGGCTGGCGCCACCAGCGCCAGGATGCGGCCATGCAACGGCTGCTGCCGAGCCGCATCGCCAACAGCCTGATTGCCCGGGTAACTGGGGTACGACTCCACGACTACGGCTGCTCTCTGAAGGCTTATCGGCGCGAGGTGGTGAGTGATCTCAACCTGTACGGCGAACTACACCGCTTCCTGCCTGCCCTGGCCTTCATCGAAGGTGCCCGGATCAGCGAGGTGAAAGTAAACCACCATCCCCGTCGTTATGGGGAGAGCAAATACGGACTCGACCGCACCTTCCGGGTGTTGATGGACCTGCTGACGGTCTGGTTCATGAAGCGCTTTCTAACCAGGCCGATGCACGTCTTCGGCTTCGGCGGCCTGGCCGCCATGGGCGCAGGGCTCCTGATCGGCCTCTGGCTTGTAGGCGAGAAACTGCTGTTTGGCGCAGACATTGGCGATCGCCCCCTGCTGCTGATGGCCCTACTGAGTTTTCTGACAGGGGTGCAGCTCTTCTGCTTTGGCCTGCTGGCCGAACTGCAGATGCGCACGTACCACGAAAGCCAGGGACGACCGATCTACCGGGTGCGCGGCATCGTGCGCGGATCCGGCGGCTGA
- a CDS encoding photosystem I reaction center subunit VIII, giving the protein MTGEFAAAWLPSVLVPLVGILGPAVAMALLFNVIEARD; this is encoded by the coding sequence ATGACTGGAGAATTTGCTGCCGCTTGGTTGCCCTCGGTGTTAGTCCCACTTGTTGGAATCCTCGGCCCAGCCGTGGCCATGGCCCTGCTTTTCAACGTAATCGAAGCCCGCGACTGA
- a CDS encoding photosystem I reaction center subunit XI yields MTVTPVADPCVGNLATPVNSSYFSRAFINALPAYRPSLSPNRRGLEVGMAHGFFLYGPFAVCGPLRLTEYASTAGLLASIGLVSILTVCLSIYGTAGNGPNIQPADATIDNPPADLFTKAGWAEFASGFWLGGCGGAAFAWFLAGTAIVAPLVNIAGGVWSVN; encoded by the coding sequence ATGACCGTGACCCCCGTGGCCGACCCCTGCGTCGGCAATCTGGCAACCCCCGTCAACAGCAGCTATTTCAGCCGGGCCTTCATAAACGCCCTGCCCGCCTACCGCCCGTCCCTATCTCCGAACCGTCGTGGTTTGGAAGTGGGCATGGCCCATGGCTTCTTTCTTTACGGACCCTTCGCCGTCTGTGGGCCCCTGCGGCTCACCGAGTACGCCAGCACCGCTGGTTTACTCGCCAGCATTGGACTGGTGTCGATCTTGACCGTATGTCTCTCGATCTACGGCACCGCTGGCAACGGACCCAACATCCAACCGGCTGACGCCACCATCGACAACCCGCCCGCAGACCTGTTCACCAAGGCTGGCTGGGCAGAATTCGCCAGTGGTTTCTGGCTTGGTGGCTGCGGTGGCGCCGCCTTTGCCTGGTTCCTGGCCGGCACCGCGATCGTTGCCCCGCTGGTCAACATCGCCGGCGGCGTCTGGAGCGTCAACTGA
- the psaB gene encoding photosystem I core protein PsaB, protein MATKFPSFSQGLAQDPTTRRIWYGIATAHDFESHDGMTEERLYQKLFSTHFGHLAIIGLWVSGNLFHIAWQGNFEQWVADPLHVRPIAHAIWDPHFGQGAIAAFTQAGATSPVNIAYSGLYHWWYTIGMKTNAELYQGSIFMMILSAWALFAGWLHLQPKFRPSLAWFKNAESRLNHHLAVLFGFSSIAWTGHLVHVAIPEARGQHVGWDNFLSVLPHPAGLAPFFTGNWGVYAQNPDTVYQQFGTAEGSGTAILTFLGGFHPQTEALWLTDIAHHHLAIGCIFVIAGHMYRTNFGIGHSIREILEAHNPPKGTPGDLGAGHKGLYDTINNSLHFQLGLALAALGVVTSLVAQHMYAMPSYAFIAKDYTTQAALYTHHQYIAIFLMCGAFAHGAIFFIRDYDPEANKDNVLARMLEHKEALISHLSWVSLFLGFHTLGLYVHNDVVVAFGTPEKQILVEPVFAQFVQAASGKAMYGMDVLLSNSASAASTASAVYLPGWIDAINGGNDLFLQIGPGDFLVHHAIALGLHTTTLILVKGALDARGSKLMPDKKDFGYSFPCDGPGRGGTCDISAWDSFYLSVFWALNTVGWVTFYWHWKHLAIWQGNVAQFNESSTYLMGWFRDYLWLNSSQLINGYNPFGSNNLAVWSWMFLFGHLVWATGFMFLISWRGYWQELIETIVWAHQRTPLANLVGWRDKPVALSIVQARVVGLAHFTIGYILTYAAFLIASTSGKFG, encoded by the coding sequence ATGGCAACGAAATTTCCTTCGTTCAGCCAGGGTCTGGCACAGGACCCGACAACCCGCCGGATTTGGTACGGCATTGCCACGGCTCACGATTTCGAGAGCCACGACGGCATGACCGAGGAGCGGCTTTACCAAAAGCTGTTCTCCACCCATTTCGGTCACCTGGCCATCATTGGCCTCTGGGTTTCGGGCAACCTGTTCCATATCGCCTGGCAGGGCAACTTTGAGCAGTGGGTCGCCGATCCTCTGCATGTGCGTCCCATCGCTCACGCGATCTGGGATCCCCACTTCGGCCAGGGAGCTATCGCCGCCTTTACCCAGGCTGGTGCTACCTCCCCTGTGAACATTGCTTATTCGGGTCTGTACCACTGGTGGTACACGATCGGGATGAAAACCAACGCTGAGCTTTATCAGGGTTCCATCTTCATGATGATCCTGTCTGCTTGGGCGCTGTTCGCAGGCTGGCTCCACCTTCAGCCCAAGTTCCGGCCTTCCCTGGCCTGGTTCAAGAATGCTGAATCCCGCCTAAACCACCACTTGGCGGTTCTGTTTGGTTTCAGCTCGATTGCTTGGACCGGTCACCTGGTTCACGTGGCTATCCCTGAGGCCCGTGGTCAGCACGTTGGGTGGGACAACTTCCTCTCAGTGCTGCCTCACCCCGCTGGTTTGGCTCCGTTCTTCACCGGCAACTGGGGCGTGTACGCCCAGAACCCTGACACCGTCTATCAACAGTTCGGAACTGCTGAGGGTTCTGGCACCGCGATCCTTACCTTCCTGGGTGGCTTCCACCCCCAAACAGAAGCTCTTTGGCTCACGGACATTGCCCACCACCACCTGGCGATCGGTTGCATCTTTGTGATCGCTGGCCACATGTACCGGACAAACTTCGGTATCGGCCACTCGATTCGCGAGATTCTGGAAGCCCACAACCCACCCAAGGGCACCCCTGGTGACCTCGGCGCTGGCCACAAGGGCCTCTACGACACGATCAATAACTCGCTCCACTTCCAGCTTGGTCTGGCTTTGGCAGCTCTGGGTGTGGTCACCAGCCTGGTGGCCCAGCACATGTATGCGATGCCGTCCTACGCGTTTATCGCTAAGGACTACACAACGCAGGCTGCGCTTTATACCCACCACCAATACATCGCCATCTTCCTGATGTGCGGTGCCTTCGCCCACGGTGCGATCTTCTTCATCCGCGACTACGACCCGGAAGCCAACAAAGACAACGTGTTGGCCCGGATGCTCGAGCACAAGGAAGCCCTAATCAGCCACTTGAGCTGGGTCTCCCTGTTCCTTGGCTTCCACACCCTGGGTCTCTACGTCCACAACGACGTGGTCGTGGCATTTGGTACTCCCGAGAAGCAGATCTTGGTTGAGCCCGTCTTTGCCCAATTCGTTCAGGCCGCTTCCGGCAAGGCGATGTACGGCATGGATGTGCTGCTATCCAATTCCGCATCCGCAGCTAGCACCGCTAGTGCGGTTTATCTGCCCGGTTGGATCGACGCCATCAATGGTGGCAACGACCTCTTCCTGCAGATCGGTCCGGGTGATTTCCTTGTTCACCACGCCATTGCGCTTGGTCTGCACACCACGACTCTGATCCTGGTGAAGGGTGCCCTGGATGCCCGGGGTTCCAAGCTGATGCCCGACAAAAAGGACTTCGGCTATTCCTTCCCCTGCGACGGCCCCGGCCGTGGTGGTACCTGCGACATCAGTGCCTGGGACTCTTTCTATCTGAGCGTCTTCTGGGCCCTGAATACCGTCGGTTGGGTCACCTTCTACTGGCACTGGAAGCACCTCGCCATCTGGCAGGGCAACGTGGCTCAGTTCAACGAATCCAGCACCTATCTAATGGGTTGGTTCCGCGACTACCTGTGGCTTAACTCCTCTCAGCTGATCAACGGTTACAACCCGTTTGGCAGCAACAACCTTGCCGTCTGGTCTTGGATGTTCCTGTTTGGTCACCTGGTTTGGGCCACCGGTTTCATGTTCCTGATCTCCTGGCGCGGCTACTGGCAGGAACTCATCGAGACCATCGTCTGGGCTCATCAGCGCACCCCGCTCGCCAACCTCGTTGGCTGGCGCGATAAGCCTGTCGCTCTTTCGATCGTCCAGGCTCGTGTTGTGGGTCTTGCTCACTTCACTATCGGCTACATACTCACGTATGCAGCTTTCCTGATTGCTTCTACCTCGGGTAAGTTCGGCTAA